The proteins below are encoded in one region of Syntrophotalea carbinolica DSM 2380:
- a CDS encoding 4-hydroxybenzoate octaprenyltransferase, which translates to MQLIKHQFNFIRSLLEMIAFSHSVFAFPFALLGALLAVQASGAWPTAAQLGWICLAMVGARSGAMGLNRIIDAGLDAENPRTRGRHIPSGKVSRRAAWLLVCVSFAALLLAAGMLNSLCLMLAPLAVALFVLYPFCKRFTALSHLVLGACLGAAPVGAWIALRGDVRWPVVLLGVAVLLWVAGFDILYALQDESHDRRAGLHSLPVRLGARRALLLARVLHTLMVLLLAGVAFGGGLGGLFLCGVLVTAGLLAWEHRLVRHDDLSRLNQAFFTMNGLISVLLFGFALGDVLVRF; encoded by the coding sequence GTGCAGCTTATCAAGCATCAATTCAATTTTATACGTTCCCTGCTGGAGATGATTGCATTCTCCCATTCAGTGTTCGCTTTTCCCTTTGCCCTGTTGGGGGCGTTACTGGCGGTGCAGGCCAGCGGCGCCTGGCCGACTGCGGCTCAGCTGGGCTGGATATGTCTGGCCATGGTCGGTGCCCGTTCCGGTGCCATGGGGCTCAACCGCATCATCGATGCCGGCCTCGATGCCGAGAATCCGCGCACCCGCGGGCGTCATATCCCCAGCGGCAAAGTCTCCCGGCGGGCGGCCTGGCTGCTGGTCTGTGTGTCCTTTGCCGCGTTGCTGCTGGCGGCGGGCATGCTCAATTCCTTGTGTCTGATGCTGGCGCCGCTGGCGGTAGCGCTATTCGTTCTTTATCCGTTTTGCAAGCGCTTTACGGCGCTGTCGCACCTGGTATTGGGTGCCTGTCTGGGCGCGGCACCGGTCGGCGCCTGGATTGCGTTGCGCGGCGATGTGCGCTGGCCGGTGGTGCTGTTAGGGGTTGCGGTTTTGCTGTGGGTGGCGGGCTTCGATATCCTTTATGCGCTGCAGGACGAAAGCCATGATCGCCGCGCCGGTCTGCATTCACTGCCGGTACGATTGGGCGCCCGCCGGGCCTTGTTGCTGGCGCGCGTGCTGCACACGCTGATGGTGCTGCTGTTGGCGGGAGTGGCTTTTGGCGGCGGATTGGGTGGTCTCTTTCTGTGCGGGGTGCTGGTGACGGCCGGCCTGCTGGCCTGGGAACATCGCCTGGTGCGGCACGATGATCTGAGTCGCCTCAATCAGGCTTTTTTTACCATGAACGGTCTTATAAGCGTGTTATTGTTTGGGTTTGCGCTGGGGGATGTTCTGGTCCGTTTTTGA
- a CDS encoding response regulator transcription factor, with translation MEISANHEKNIWILAHQAQPDLSSLQDLMGGGYHLQPFAIRKSAVLHPPQKVDLALLDMAASTQDAMTSIMRLREDYKGPLAVLDNHPNERRHILALEIGADDYLQQPVSSPVLAARIEALLRRYQQAEREPSAVISVGDLTIDATRREVTKNEKVISVTTVEFKLLWYLASHAGIVVSRNDIHLALYNREYNGIDRSVDMYISRLRKKLGDCPAHPTLLKTIRGDGYLFVG, from the coding sequence ATGGAAATTTCGGCCAACCATGAAAAGAACATCTGGATACTTGCCCATCAGGCTCAACCGGATCTATCCTCCCTGCAGGATCTTATGGGGGGTGGTTATCACCTGCAACCGTTTGCCATCCGCAAAAGCGCTGTCCTGCATCCGCCCCAAAAGGTGGATCTGGCCCTTTTGGATATGGCGGCATCAACCCAGGATGCCATGACCAGCATCATGCGATTGCGGGAGGATTATAAAGGGCCGTTGGCGGTGCTGGATAACCATCCCAACGAAAGACGTCATATCCTTGCCCTTGAAATCGGCGCCGATGACTATCTGCAGCAACCCGTCAGTTCGCCGGTGCTGGCGGCGCGTATCGAAGCTTTGTTGCGCCGCTATCAGCAGGCGGAAAGGGAACCCTCGGCGGTGATCTCTGTCGGCGATCTGACCATTGACGCAACGCGCAGGGAGGTGACCAAAAATGAGAAGGTCATTTCGGTCACCACTGTCGAGTTCAAATTGCTCTGGTATCTGGCCAGCCATGCCGGCATAGTGGTGAGCCGCAACGATATTCATCTGGCTCTTTATAATCGGGAATACAACGGTATCGACCGTTCCGTCGATATGTACATCTCTCGGTTACGAAAAAAACTTGGCGACTGTCCCGCCCATCCCACGTTGCTCAAAACCATCCGCGGCGACGGCTACCTGTTTGTCGGGTAA
- a CDS encoding nitrogen fixation protein NifQ yields the protein MLLYTDTIRRWATDYRRCRDLTDPHGTGEVGMAHGEEGTRIAVRFTVHLQGALITDVGYQVFGCGYSMAACAAAAELACNKNLPSAMAIDASQVDALLDGLPPERSYCADLAVEALQAALASASGDAQTVQAAYHPAEEEHGPRVHADHPVYRALMDSTPVEGSSEENRHLFACLLSVAADEPYDTAAALGLSADDLKVLLETWFPECSPGLFSQADRSEQVPPEYNDEVLQILLTHVPREANGTLQTSSLLLARIIAARTAYPGHLWVAMGLFERPQLSASIRRLLPSLAAANNQNMRWKRYLFKQVCDLNGGMMCKSPNCGDCSDYAICFPED from the coding sequence ATGCTTCTTTACACCGACACCATCCGCCGCTGGGCAACCGACTATCGTCGTTGTCGCGACCTCACCGATCCCCACGGGACGGGAGAGGTCGGCATGGCTCATGGCGAGGAGGGCACCCGCATCGCCGTGCGGTTTACGGTGCATCTCCAGGGCGCGTTGATTACCGATGTCGGTTATCAGGTGTTCGGTTGCGGTTACTCCATGGCTGCTTGCGCCGCAGCGGCAGAGCTGGCCTGTAACAAAAATTTGCCGTCGGCAATGGCCATTGACGCTTCGCAGGTCGATGCGTTGCTCGATGGCTTGCCGCCGGAGCGCAGTTATTGCGCCGATCTGGCGGTGGAAGCATTGCAGGCGGCCCTTGCCAGTGCCAGTGGTGATGCGCAGACCGTTCAGGCCGCCTATCATCCTGCCGAAGAGGAACACGGCCCCCGCGTTCATGCCGATCATCCTGTGTACCGTGCCCTGATGGACAGTACTCCGGTTGAAGGTAGCTCAGAGGAAAACCGGCATCTGTTCGCCTGTCTGCTCAGCGTTGCCGCCGACGAACCGTACGACACCGCGGCGGCCCTTGGCCTGAGTGCCGATGATCTGAAGGTACTTTTGGAAACCTGGTTCCCGGAATGCAGCCCGGGACTGTTCAGCCAAGCGGATCGGTCGGAGCAGGTTCCTCCCGAGTATAACGACGAAGTGCTGCAAATTCTGCTTACCCATGTGCCACGGGAGGCGAATGGCACACTGCAGACCTCATCTCTTCTGTTGGCCCGCATCATCGCGGCCCGAACCGCCTATCCCGGTCATCTGTGGGTCGCCATGGGGTTATTCGAACGCCCCCAGTTGAGCGCTTCCATTCGCCGGCTGCTACCATCACTGGCTGCGGCCAATAATCAGAACATGCGTTGGAAACGCTACCTGTTCAAACAAGTCTGCGATCTCAACGGCGGGATGATGTGCAAATCCCCCAATTGTGGAGATTGCAGCGATTACGCGATCTGTTTTCCGGAAGACTGA
- the nifN gene encoding nitrogenase iron-molybdenum cofactor biosynthesis protein NifN: protein MGEISHKIEKPLQINPIRLSQPMGAALAFLGIDGCMPLMHGGMGCTSFTKVFLTRHFCEPIAIQTTAVTDVTAILDGGDSSIVEAVHNITKKVTPSLVGLHTTGLTETKGDDIRGAAKQVDFPMVYVHTADYEGGLESGWGKTVKAIIEQLVEERSQVQSDKVVLLPHVSMQPIEVEKLKDFIALFGLEVVALPDLSTSLDGHLGEKQSALSSGGVKVEAIVSMADAATVISVGASMQLSAEALLKKNAAMRHIHMDHVQGLVATDALVEQLLALTGMEQPPASVVRWRKRLQDVMLDSHFSLGQTRVMVTGEPDFVAGACELLSEAGARISVALSTVDSPQLEAINAAKVMVGDLEDAEKLQAEYDLIVGSMHAEALAHRFGKALVLRGFPCWEIVGNQLKNDLLYEGGAYFLCETANAAEAMRMGSHD, encoded by the coding sequence GTGGGAGAAATAAGCCACAAAATCGAGAAACCGCTGCAGATCAATCCTATCCGGCTGTCGCAGCCCATGGGGGCAGCGCTGGCTTTCCTCGGTATCGACGGCTGCATGCCGCTCATGCATGGCGGTATGGGGTGTACGTCCTTCACCAAGGTGTTTCTGACCCGCCATTTTTGCGAGCCGATCGCTATCCAGACCACGGCTGTTACGGATGTCACCGCGATCCTCGACGGTGGCGACAGCAGCATCGTCGAAGCGGTGCACAACATCACCAAAAAAGTTACCCCCAGTCTCGTCGGCCTGCATACCACCGGTCTGACCGAAACCAAGGGCGATGACATCCGTGGCGCGGCCAAACAGGTCGATTTTCCCATGGTTTATGTGCATACGGCCGACTACGAAGGCGGATTGGAAAGTGGCTGGGGCAAAACGGTCAAGGCGATCATCGAGCAACTGGTCGAAGAGCGCTCACAGGTCCAGTCCGACAAAGTGGTGTTGCTGCCCCATGTGTCCATGCAGCCCATCGAGGTGGAAAAGCTCAAGGATTTCATCGCACTGTTCGGCCTGGAGGTTGTAGCCCTGCCGGATCTTTCCACTTCGCTTGACGGTCACCTGGGTGAGAAACAGAGTGCTCTGAGCAGCGGTGGCGTTAAGGTTGAGGCCATCGTCTCGATGGCCGATGCCGCAACGGTTATCTCCGTCGGTGCATCGATGCAACTCAGTGCCGAAGCCTTGTTGAAAAAAAATGCCGCCATGCGGCATATCCACATGGACCATGTGCAGGGGTTGGTGGCAACAGATGCGCTGGTGGAGCAATTGCTTGCCCTGACCGGTATGGAACAGCCGCCGGCCAGTGTGGTGCGCTGGCGCAAACGGCTGCAGGATGTCATGCTGGACAGCCATTTTTCCTTGGGCCAGACCCGTGTGATGGTGACCGGGGAACCCGATTTTGTGGCCGGAGCCTGTGAACTTCTGTCCGAGGCCGGCGCCCGCATCAGTGTGGCCCTGTCGACGGTGGACTCGCCACAGCTGGAAGCCATAAACGCGGCAAAAGTCATGGTCGGCGATCTCGAGGACGCCGAGAAGCTGCAGGCCGAGTACGATCTTATTGTCGGCAGCATGCATGCCGAAGCCCTGGCGCATCGATTCGGCAAGGCATTGGTGCTACGCGGTTTTCCCTGCTGGGAGATCGTCGGCAACCAGCTGAAAAACGATCTTTTATATGAAGGCGGGGCGTATTTTCTCTGTGAAACGGCCAATGCCGCCGAAGCGATGCGCATGGGGAGCCACGATTAA
- the nifE gene encoding nitrogenase iron-molybdenum cofactor biosynthesis protein NifE, translated as MATKPKIRELLDESACAHNKTKTAGCNKTVPGATTGGCAFEGSQISLFPYADAAHLVHGPITCVGASWETRLTRTSWQGRDMTQMGFTTGISTNDVVFGGEEKLRQSIDYIVGHYAPQAVFVYSTCVTAMIGDDIDAVCRQAQQDHGIPMVPVHAPGFVGGKNLGSRLAGEAVLTHLIGTLEPEETTPFDINLIGDYNVTGDMWQYAPLLKELGIRILSTLSGDGRVARIRTAHRAHLNVLVCAKSLISLPRKLKEKYGIPFISVSFYGKRDTSASILAIAEGLGDADLIARTKQLIAREEARLEERLAPYREIFRGKKAVLNTGGNKSWSIASALQDLGIEVVATSVKKSTQVDKEKARKYLGEKGVLMTNPGAEQAKIIDQTGADLLLAGGRSLYTAIKKKIAFADVNQEKKKSYGGYEGLLNLAEDLKNALENPVFKNVARRAPWEK; from the coding sequence GTGGCAACTAAACCAAAAATTCGAGAATTGCTGGACGAGAGTGCCTGCGCTCACAACAAAACCAAGACGGCTGGCTGTAACAAAACAGTCCCCGGTGCCACTACTGGCGGATGTGCCTTCGAGGGGTCGCAGATCTCTCTTTTCCCTTATGCCGATGCAGCGCATCTGGTGCACGGTCCCATAACCTGCGTGGGGGCTTCCTGGGAAACCCGGTTGACCCGAACCAGTTGGCAGGGCCGCGATATGACCCAGATGGGTTTTACCACCGGCATTTCCACCAACGACGTGGTCTTCGGCGGGGAGGAAAAATTACGGCAATCCATCGACTATATCGTTGGGCATTACGCCCCTCAGGCGGTATTTGTCTACAGTACCTGCGTTACGGCCATGATCGGTGATGATATCGATGCCGTCTGCCGTCAGGCACAGCAGGACCATGGTATTCCCATGGTGCCGGTACACGCTCCCGGTTTTGTCGGCGGCAAAAATCTCGGCAGCCGGCTGGCTGGCGAAGCGGTGCTGACGCATCTGATCGGCACTCTCGAGCCGGAGGAAACGACGCCTTTCGACATCAACCTGATCGGCGATTACAACGTTACCGGCGATATGTGGCAATATGCTCCGCTGCTGAAGGAACTCGGCATTCGGATATTATCCACCCTGAGTGGCGACGGCCGGGTGGCCAGGATACGCACCGCGCACCGCGCGCACCTCAATGTTCTGGTGTGCGCCAAGTCACTGATCTCGCTGCCGCGTAAACTCAAGGAAAAATACGGCATTCCGTTCATCTCCGTGTCCTTTTACGGTAAGCGCGATACCAGCGCCAGCATTCTCGCCATCGCCGAAGGCCTTGGCGATGCCGACCTGATCGCCCGCACCAAGCAGCTCATTGCCCGCGAAGAGGCCCGTCTGGAAGAACGCCTTGCTCCCTACCGGGAGATTTTCCGCGGCAAGAAGGCGGTGTTGAATACCGGCGGCAACAAATCGTGGTCCATCGCCTCGGCTTTGCAGGATCTGGGCATCGAGGTTGTAGCCACTTCGGTAAAAAAATCCACCCAGGTGGACAAGGAAAAGGCGCGTAAGTATCTGGGGGAAAAAGGGGTGCTGATGACCAACCCGGGAGCGGAGCAGGCCAAAATTATCGACCAAACCGGTGCCGACCTGCTGCTGGCGGGAGGACGCAGTCTATATACGGCCATCAAGAAGAAGATCGCTTTCGCTGATGTCAACCAGGAGAAAAAGAAGAGTTACGGCGGTTACGAGGGGTTGCTCAATCTGGCCGAAGATCTGAAAAATGCCCTGGAAAATCCGGTATTCAAAAACGTCGCAAGGAGGGCACCGTGGGAGAAATAA
- a CDS encoding UbiX family flavin prenyltransferase — MQHILVAITGASGAVYGLRLVEELLASKCRVTLLLSRSGRQVLAHETGLDWQGSVAQRLRKMREHFTCGEQLMHYDEDDMFAPPASGSASPTAMVVAPCSMGTAGRLAAGISGNLIERAADVALKEGRTLLLVPRETPLSAIHLENLLRLSRAGARIVPAMPAFYQQPQSMAELIDFMVGKILDGLGIEHKLFRRWGDDAS, encoded by the coding sequence ATGCAACATATTCTTGTGGCCATAACCGGCGCCTCCGGCGCAGTGTACGGCCTGCGCCTGGTCGAAGAGCTGCTGGCTTCAAAATGCCGGGTAACCCTGCTGCTGAGTCGTTCCGGTCGGCAGGTGCTGGCCCATGAAACCGGACTGGATTGGCAGGGCTCCGTCGCGCAACGACTGCGAAAAATGCGCGAGCATTTCACCTGCGGCGAACAGCTGATGCATTACGATGAAGACGATATGTTTGCACCGCCGGCCAGCGGCTCCGCATCGCCGACCGCTATGGTTGTGGCGCCCTGTTCCATGGGTACCGCAGGGCGGTTGGCGGCCGGCATCAGCGGCAATCTCATTGAACGGGCGGCGGATGTGGCCCTGAAAGAGGGGCGGACGTTGCTGCTGGTGCCTCGGGAGACGCCGTTGTCGGCCATCCACCTGGAGAACCTGTTGCGCTTGTCGCGTGCCGGGGCACGTATCGTGCCGGCCATGCCGGCCTTTTACCAGCAACCGCAAAGCATGGCCGAGCTGATCGATTTTATGGTCGGGAAAATACTCGATGGGCTGGGCATCGAACATAAACTCTTCCGGCGTTGGGGGGATGACGCCTCGTGA
- the mqnE gene encoding aminofutalosine synthase MqnE, whose amino-acid sequence MISLSDIAAKVEAGHRLSEAEAVFLLQSSDLLAVGELAALANRRLHGDKVYFNVNRHINYTNICVNNCAFCAFRRDDGAAGGYTLSLEQVAARAKQAAAAGATEVHVVGGLHPHLPLAFYEQILRTIRESGPDLHIKAFTAVELAHFSAISGRPLEEVIGRLQAAGLQSLPGGGAEVFAERARAHLCPEKISGTRWLEVMRTVHQAGLRSNATMLFGHLETPVERIEHLARLRALQDETGGFQAFVALPFQDVGTRLDGVRGPGGVEILKTLAVARLFLDNISHIKAYWVMLGVKLAQVALAFGVNDLDGTVVEEQIGHQAGAASPQALSREGLVRMILRAGRTPVERDSLYQDLGRERSGC is encoded by the coding sequence GTGATATCCTTATCTGACATCGCCGCCAAGGTCGAAGCCGGCCACCGCCTCAGCGAGGCCGAGGCGGTTTTTCTGCTGCAGTCATCCGATCTGTTGGCGGTAGGCGAACTGGCGGCCCTGGCCAATCGGCGCCTGCATGGCGATAAGGTCTATTTCAATGTCAACCGCCACATCAATTACACCAATATTTGCGTGAATAACTGCGCTTTCTGTGCGTTCCGGCGCGATGACGGGGCGGCAGGAGGTTATACCCTGAGCCTGGAGCAGGTTGCCGCACGGGCCAAACAGGCCGCCGCCGCGGGAGCCACCGAGGTGCATGTGGTGGGCGGGTTGCATCCGCATCTGCCGCTGGCGTTTTACGAACAGATACTGCGTACCATTCGCGAGAGCGGTCCGGATCTGCATATCAAGGCCTTTACCGCCGTGGAGCTGGCGCATTTTTCCGCCATCAGCGGCCGGCCGCTGGAAGAAGTCATCGGCCGTTTGCAGGCGGCCGGCCTGCAGTCGCTGCCCGGTGGCGGCGCGGAGGTTTTCGCCGAACGCGCCCGGGCGCACCTCTGCCCGGAAAAGATTTCCGGCACCCGCTGGCTGGAGGTGATGCGCACCGTCCATCAGGCCGGTCTGCGCTCCAACGCCACCATGTTGTTCGGCCATCTGGAGACTCCGGTCGAACGTATCGAGCACCTGGCCCGACTACGCGCTTTGCAGGATGAAACAGGCGGCTTCCAGGCGTTTGTGGCATTGCCGTTTCAGGATGTGGGAACCCGTCTCGACGGGGTACGGGGGCCCGGCGGGGTCGAGATTCTCAAAACCCTGGCGGTGGCACGACTGTTCCTCGATAACATTTCCCATATCAAGGCCTACTGGGTGATGCTCGGCGTCAAATTGGCGCAGGTGGCCCTGGCTTTCGGCGTCAACGACCTGGACGGCACCGTAGTGGAAGAGCAGATCGGTCATCAGGCCGGCGCCGCTTCCCCCCAGGCTTTGAGCCGCGAGGGGCTGGTGCGCATGATTCTCCGGGCTGGACGTACGCCGGTTGAGCGGGACAGCCTGTACCAAGACCTGGGGCGGGAGCGGTCAGGATGCTGA